AACCGCGAAAGTAAGTTCGGTGATCGATAAAGATAAAGTTCGGTTTCTGTATCAGGCCATTAAACCGGAGATCGAAAATTTTAACGCTGTGTTCGTGAAATTTGATAAAATTGTTCACCAAAAAACGCAGAAATTCGTTGCCGGCACCGAAACCTGGGAGGAGATCGAGAGCAAGGCCAAAGGCGCCGTTAATTTTTTCTTTAAAAATGTAAATGCAAAAGTCTTCCGGCCGCTGAAAGATTTTTACGCTGAAAGCAAAGGTGTAAAAGGTTTGAAACAGTATAACGAAGACTTCAGGGTTTTTCTGGATGATCTTGAGGATTATCTGAATGATTTAAAGTCTGTCCACCTGCTCGAAACTGCACTTTTCGACCGTCAGAATGAAGAGGTAGTCACCGCCAAAGTTGCGAAGATTCCTTCCCATATCCTTACTTTTCAGTTGTTTGAGGAGGGAAAGACGATACCCGAAATTGCGCGCGACCGCGGACTTGTGACCGAAACTATTTTCGGGCATCTCGCCAAGTTTGCAGAACGCGGACTTTTGGACCTCACGAGGATTTTCGATAAAGAAAAGATTAAAACTTTTGAAAAAGAATTCAAAAAAAACAGCAGCAGAGAAACCCTCAGCGAATGGAAACAGGTTCTGCCCAATGATTTTGAATTCAACGAGATCCGTTTGCTGCTGAACCATTTCAATTATAAGGCGGCAAAAAAAGACTGATTCGGAACTTTTTTATTTTGCGGCAGCCTTCCTGTTCTGAAATTTCTTGATCAGCGTATAAAAAATTAAAAATCCTAAGACGTACACCATCAGCCTCGAGATTAGATCGCCCGCCCGCGAGTAAAACGTCATGTGTTCGTACAGATTTACCTTTGCAAACAGCGCAGTTTTATCGCCGTACAGCGTGTCTGCCAGCACCTCACCACGCGCGTCGATATGTGCTGAGATGCCGCTGTTGGCTGAGCGTGCGATCTCGCGGCGGTTTTCAATTGCGCGGAGTTTTGCGTACGACATCAGTTGCTTGTGGCCCTGCGTAACGCCCCACCACGAGTCGTTGGTCATGATAGCAAAGAAATTAGCGCCTTTTTTCACATAGTCAGTTACAAACTCACCGTAAATGCTTTCGTAGCAAATGATTGGAGCCATTTTTCCGCTGTTGAACGGATTGGCGAAGACTTTCCGCTCCTCATCAATCGCGAGTGAGGCGACGGTGCCGCCCAGGTTCAGCATTGCATCACCGAGAACGGGTTGCAGAAAATTGATGTATGGGAAGATTTCCACGCCCGGAACGAGTTTTCCTTTGTGGTAAACCTCTACTTTTTGGTTTGGAATGATCTGTACGGCAGAGTTGTAGCTGTCGACGAATATTCCGGATGAAGTTTGGTAGGCGGTTTTAGATTTAAGTTCGGCATTCGGATAGAACTGATGCGAAGAAATGCCCGTGGCGAAAACCGACTTTGGGTGCCGTGTAAGGAAATCCTTCACCGAATTTAATAACATACTTTGCTCAAAACTGCTTTCTGAAATCGAGCCGAAACCCGGAATTGAAGTTTCAGGGCCAACAAAGTAGTCGATTTGTCCTTTTGAATTCTGTTCCGCTAAAGTCAGCAGATCGTTAAGAATCGTAAGGCTGTCTTTCGAGTATTTTTCGGTGTAAGGATCGAGTTCCGGCTGCAGCATCAGCACGTTTACTGAACCCGTTGGTTTTAGATAAAAATTATTGTATTTCACTACCGAAATAAGCATCGGTAATAAAATACCAAGCAATATAATTGAGGAATTGAGGATCAGAGATTTACGTTTTCTACCCGCTTCGTAGATCCTTAATGTATAAAAAGCGTACACATTCACGAGTAAAATCCAGAAACTGCCGCCAGTTGCACCGAATGTATCATACCATTGGATAATTTTAGGATAATCGGCGAACACGTTGCCAAGGTTCAGCCATGGCCAAGTCAGTTCCCAGCTCATGTGGAATTTCTCGAAGCACATCCATATCGCTACGAAAAATGCCAGTCCGAAGTAGGTGCCCTGCGCATTTTTATACCAGTGATACAGCTGAAAAACAAGCGCGTAAAAAAGTGAGTTGAAAATCACCGGTAAAACTACGGCAGCTAAAGAATTGGTACCGTCGGGGTTTTTCGAGCCGTACAGCCAGCCGGTGGTGACGATGTTCCAGATCATAAAACACAGGTACGAGAGCCCGAAAACAGCCCAGCCTTTGTTTTTAAGATTTGAAAATTTCGAAATGTCGTGTTCCATCATCAGTAATGGAACAAGTGCGAAGAAGATAAAAAATGGGATTCCGTAGGTCGGCCACGAAATGCTGAGCAGCATGGCAGAAATTAACGAAAGTATGATGTATTTCATTGAAGCAGGTTTGTAAAGATTCCGGATCATGTTGTTGGAATCTTACTGCAAATTTAATGAAAATATCACTGAACGAAAACCTGGGGCACATCCTGGTTTAAACTGTGAAATCCTGCTCAAATTCTACGCTTACGCCGTGCATTTCGCCCGGCATCGGCGGATTGGTTTTGGTGATTTTTATTTTGATGAATTTAATTTGTGGGAATTTTTCTTTGATTTTTCCCATAATCCGCCCGGCAACATGTTCCATCAGTTTTGAAGGTGTTTTAAATTCTTCATGAATGATTGCGTTGATTTCAGCGTAATTAACCGTATCGTTGAGGTCGTCGGTTTCGGTGGCTTTCCACAGATCGGCATGTACCTCAAGATTCACGAGGTAATAAGTGCCGATGATTTTCTCTTCGGGCAGAACACCGTGATAAGCGTAGATCTTAACGTTTTCGAGGAGGATTTTGGACAACATTTATCTTTATTTAATCATCTTACTCATTTCCAGCATCGCTTCAATAGGTTTCAGCGCGCGCAAACGAAGTTCTTCGTCCATGATGATTTCCGGAAGTTCGTATTTCATGCACAGGTAGAGTTTTTCCATTGTGTTCCGCTTCATGTAAAAACATTCAGAACAGTTGCAGCTTTCATCGAAAACCAGCGCAGGAATAAGTTGTTTGTGCGGTGCACGTTTCCGCATTTCGTGCAGGATGCCTTCTTCAGTGGCCACGATGAAGATCTGAGCCTCATCTTTCTCAACGTAATTCAGCAATGCTGAGGTAGAACCCACGAAATGCGCAAGATCCAGAACAGCAGATTCGCTTTCGGGATGCGCGATCAGTTTTGCGCCCGGAACTGCCGCAAGTTGCTGCGCGATTCTCTCCATTGAGAAAGCTTCGTGCACGATGCAGGTTCCGTCCCACAAAATCATGTCGCGACCGGTTTTTTTGGCCAGATAGGCACCGAGGTTTTTGTCGGGTGCAAAGATAATCGGTCGGTCGGTCGGCAATGAACTGATAATCGTTTCTGCGTTTGAACTCGTTACGATAATATCAGATTCGGCTTTTGTTTCAGCATTACAGTTGATATAAGTTGCAATAAGAGCGTTCGGATGTTTTGCACGCATAGCGCGCAGGCCTTCGCCACTGCAACCGTCCGCCAGCGAGCATCCCGCCTGGGTATCCGGAAGAACTACTTTTTTAGTTGGGTTGAGGATTTTCGCGGCTTCTGCCATGAAGTGTACACCACAGAACGCGATCATGTCGGCATCGGTATCTTTCGCCTGACGCGCAAGCTGAAGCGAATCTCCGAGGAAATCAGCGATATCCTGAATGGCGGGCGGCTGGTAATAGTGCGCCAAAATCACTGCGTTTTTTTCTTTTTTAAGGTCAAGAATGGCCTGCACCAACTCTTCGCCCTGCGGAATAAAAAGGTCGTCTATCTTTAAAAATCCTCTTACCGGAAGATTCGATTTTGCTTTATCTAGGGTTTCTGTACTCATTTCTACATTTTATACAAGGGTAAAATTAGTGATTTCGGGGCAAACTTTTAAGAAATATCAATTCCAGAATGCATCAGCAGTCCCGCAAGATTGCGCTCGGAGAATTTCGCTTTCTTCATATAGTTCTTTTCTGGAACGAGGCTGAAGTTAAATGCATCGCGGAAATCTGCCTTTTCAAGTCGCGTCTGATCAAAAATACTGCCTGCAAGATCGGAATTGGCAAAACTGCTTTCCGAAAGATTCGCCTGTGTGAAATCTGTGCCATGCAGAATACAGTTGTTAAACTGCGTTTTGCGGATGTCTTTCCGGTAAAAAACCGCGTGCGACAGATTCGAATTTTTAAAGCTGAGCTTCAGACCAAAGTCGTTTGCAGGTTCAAAATTAACACCTACCATCTTACAGTTGATGAATTTCACTTCGCGGAAAGCGGTGGCTTCTACGGTAACCAGACTTAAATCGCAGTCGATAAATTCGCAGTTCAGAAAGGTTATTTCCGAAAGGCTGCCTGCATATAAAACGCAGTTATCAAAAATACATTCTTCATATTCTGCCTTTTGAAGAGGGTTTTGGGTAAAATCTATTTTCGCGAATGTCTGGTCAGAAATACTCGTCATGAGCGGATGAATTGCTTAATGATCTGTTCCGTTTCTTTTTTGGCCTCGTCCAGATCTGTATTAACTACTGTTACGTCAAACTGATTTACGTAAGTCATTTCTTCGGCGGCTTTTTCCACGCGCGTGGCAATTGTATCAGCATCATCGGTAGCACGGGAAATTAAGCGACGCTCGAGTTCTTCGATGGAGGGCGGCATTATAAAGATTGAAAGCGCCTGATCTGCAAAATATTTTTTAAGGGAAATCCCACCTTTTACGTCTACATCGAAAATCACAACCTTGCCGCTACTCCAGATTTTATCCACTTCAGATTTGAGGGTTCCGTAATATTTGTCCTCGTAAACCTCCTCAAATTCTACGAATGCGTCTTCGGCAATTTTCGCCCTGAATTGATCCGGAGTTATAAAATGATAATCGATGCCATCCACTTCGCTGCCGCGCGGGCTTCGTG
This window of the Flavobacteriaceae bacterium 3519-10 genome carries:
- a CDS encoding Apolipoprotein N-acyltransferase; this translates as MIRNLYKPASMKYIILSLISAMLLSISWPTYGIPFFIFFALVPLLMMEHDISKFSNLKNKGWAVFGLSYLCFMIWNIVTTGWLYGSKNPDGTNSLAAVVLPVIFNSLFYALVFQLYHWYKNAQGTYFGLAFFVAIWMCFEKFHMSWELTWPWLNLGNVFADYPKIIQWYDTFGATGGSFWILLVNVYAFYTLRIYEAGRKRKSLILNSSIILLGILLPMLISVVKYNNFYLKPTGSVNVLMLQPELDPYTEKYSKDSLTILNDLLTLAEQNSKGQIDYFVGPETSIPGFGSISESSFEQSMLLNSVKDFLTRHPKSVFATGISSHQFYPNAELKSKTAYQTSSGIFVDSYNSAVQIIPNQKVEVYHKGKLVPGVEIFPYINFLQPVLGDAMLNLGGTVASLAIDEERKVFANPFNSGKMAPIICYESIYGEFVTDYVKKGANFFAIMTNDSWWGVTQGHKQLMSYAKLRAIENRREIARSANSGISAHIDARGEVLADTLYGDKTALFAKVNLYEHMTFYSRAGDLISRLMVYVLGFLIFYTLIKKFQNRKAAAK
- a CDS encoding Dihydroneopterin aldolase, producing MLSKILLENVKIYAYHGVLPEEKIIGTYYLVNLEVHADLWKATETDDLNDTVNYAEINAIIHEEFKTPSKLMEHVAGRIMGKIKEKFPQIKFIKIKITKTNPPMPGEMHGVSVEFEQDFTV
- a CDS encoding Quinolinate synthetase — translated: MSTETLDKAKSNLPVRGFLKIDDLFIPQGEELVQAILDLKKEKNAVILAHYYQPPAIQDIADFLGDSLQLARQAKDTDADMIAFCGVHFMAEAAKILNPTKKVVLPDTQAGCSLADGCSGEGLRAMRAKHPNALIATYINCNAETKAESDIIVTSSNAETIISSLPTDRPIIFAPDKNLGAYLAKKTGRDMILWDGTCIVHEAFSMERIAQQLAAVPGAKLIAHPESESAVLDLAHFVGSTSALLNYVEKDEAQIFIVATEEGILHEMRKRAPHKQLIPALVFDESCNCSECFYMKRNTMEKLYLCMKYELPEIIMDEELRLRALKPIEAMLEMSKMIK
- a CDS encoding antibiotic resistance protein McbG — translated: MTSISDQTFAKIDFTQNPLQKAEYEECIFDNCVLYAGSLSEITFLNCEFIDCDLSLVTVEATAFREVKFINCKMVGVNFEPANDFGLKLSFKNSNLSHAVFYRKDIRKTQFNNCILHGTDFTQANLSESSFANSDLAGSIFDQTRLEKADFRDAFNFSLVPEKNYMKKAKFSERNLAGLLMHSGIDIS
- a CDS encoding Guanylate kinase — translated: MNKVLIFSAPSGSGKTTLVKHCLEVFPELSFSVSCTTRSPRGSEVDGIDYHFITPDQFRAKIAEDAFVEFEEVYEDKYYGTLKSEVDKIWSSGKVVIFDVDVKGGISLKKYFADQALSIFIMPPSIEELERRLISRATDDADTIATRVEKAAEEMTYVNQFDVTVVNTDLDEAKKETEQIIKQFIRS